From a region of the Besnoitia besnoiti strain Bb-Ger1 chromosome I, whole genome shotgun sequence genome:
- a CDS encoding 4-hydroxybenzoate polyprenyl transferase (encoded by transcript BESB_002720) — MGSGRSVTRCAFRTLWRRGTQRAPPRRPSSARPEAAAGPSTLCGVPCCRQTSPCAAGNSPDGAAPCPVEKHVKSAARADAFIGDATRASSRFVPAPCGAQRLFDSLLPSEPSRYGAASTRLLSTAAALCASSSLAVFRAPPKSLLTALHAASGRWEPRYSRGRQGSHRAVVPTSACVPRPSSSLKIPLAFPSFSAASSPAAALPFSAPPRSSFRRPHQHRLRRHSPAQDDVPELRYPLLASLLPSSIFPRAAAFLDLSRFHAPIGYWLLFWPCAHSAALAAPASVYSPTYALASSAYSRAQEDGTTVQQLLQASFRQAPGSAAEAPPAGEESALESASQISSSSLPSGGAGRLQLSGEELVAPQFTALVPLDALWLDTAKWVGLCWVGAVLMRSAGCIVNDLLDRKLDARVERTRSRPLPSGRLSPQAALASLSVHLGLSLALLLQFNPATVVTALASVGLVAVYPLMKRVTHWPQLVLGLTFNWGALVGWTAVTGQLGLPEASGAASQGASAGHFSALSSDCAGAQSSSDGCSGSGDSSAFGGLGKGVAPSLAAMSSFCSLGLTPLFLYASGIFWTLTYDTIYAHQDKRDDRRVGIKSTALLFGSRTPLWTAGFSAAYAACLLGAGLSSQMAWPYYASTALCCLQLLVQSTTTNLNDPKACSDAFKRNQWVGATLFVGILASKLVENSRKQSTEGLEKETSDTCAGSLSGP; from the exons ATGggcagcgggcgcagcgtGACCAGGTGTGCCTTCCGGACTCTGTGGAGGCGAGgaacgcagcgagcgccgccgcgcaggccgtcgTCAGCTCGCCCTGAGGCTGCTGCTGGGCCCTCTACTCTCTGCGGTGTGCCCTGCTGCAGGCAGACGtctccctgcgccgctggaaATTCTCCCGACGGTGCTGCTCCATGTCCAGTCGAGAAACATGTGAAGTCAGCCGCGAGAGCAGATGCCTTCatcggcgacgcgacgcgTGCGTCATCACGATTTGTCCCAGCTCCTTGTGGCGCACAGCGTCTTTTTGATTCGCTCCTCCCCTCGGAGCCCTCTCGATACGGCGCAGCCAGCACCCGCTTGCTGTCCACAGCAGCggccctctgcgcgtcgtcctcgcttgCGGTTTTTCGGGCGCCGCCCAAGAGTCTTCTCACTGCCCTCCATGCGGCCTCGGGGCGATGGGAGCCGCGCTACAGTCGTGGGCGGCAAGGCTCCCACAGGGCGGTCGTGCCCACTTCCGCTTGCGTCCCGCGTCCGTCTTCGAGCCTTAAAATCCCCTTAGCGTTCCCTTCGTTTTCtgcagcgtcttcgcctgctgcggcgctgccgttCAGCGCACCGCCACGCTCGTCTTTCCGCCGGCCTCACCAGCACAGACTGCGCCGTCATTCGCCTGCACAAGACGATGTCCCTGAGCTCCGGTACCCTCTGCTTGCCAGTCTCCTGCCTTCCTCTAtctttccgcgcgccgcagcgtttCTCGATCTCTCGCGATTCCACGCGCCCATAGGCTACTGGCTGCTCTTCTGGCCCTGCGCCCAcagcgctgccctcgccgcgccggcgagcgtcTACTCCCCGACGTATGCGCTGGCGAGCTCGGCTTATAGTCGGGCGCAGGAGGACGGTACGACggtccagcagctgctgcaagcGTCTTTCAGgcaggcgccaggcagcGCTGCTGAGGCACCCCCGGCAGGCGAGGAGTCTGCGTTGGAGTCCGCCTCCCAGatctcgtcctcttctcttcccTCCGGAGGAGCTGGCCGCTTGCAGTTGAGCGGCGAGGAGTTGGTTGCTCCTCAATTCACGGCGCTGGTGCCGCTAGACGCCCTCTGGCTCGACACAGCCAAGTGGGTAGGATTATGCTGGGTCGGCGCCGTTCTCATGCGCTCTGCGG GCTGTATTGTCAACGACTTGCTGGATCGGAAGTTGGATGCCCGCGTCGAGCGAACGCGGAGCCGTCCGTTGCCGAGCGGACGTCTGTCTCCCCAagctgcgctcgcgtcgctgtcggtgCATTTGGGGctttcgctcgcgctgctcctgCAGTTCAACCCCGCCACGGTGGTgacggcgctcgcgtcggttggcctcgtcgccgtttATCCTCTGATGAAGCGAGTGACGCACTGGCCGCAGCTGGTGCTCGGCCTCACGTTCAACTGGGGTGCTCTGGTAGGCTGGACTGCGGTCACCGGACAGTTGGGGCTGcccgaggcgagcggcgctgcctcgcaggGGGCGTCTGCTGGGCACTTCTCAGCGCTCAGCAGCGACTGCGCGGGTGCCCAGAGCAGCTCtgacggctgcagcggctctgGGGACTCTTCCGCGTTCGGGGGTCTGGGCAAGGGTGTTGCACCGAGTTTGGCGGCGATGTCGTCCTTCTGCTCCCTCGGCCTCACGCCGCTCTTTCTCTATGCGTCTGGCATCTTTTGGACGCTCACCTACGACACGATCTACGCGCACCAGGACAAGCGGGACGACCGACGAGTCGGGATCAAATCCACTGCTCTCTTGTTCGGAAGTCGTACGCCGCTGTGGACTGCTGGCTTTTCCGCGGCCTACGCAGCTTGCCTTCTCGGCGCGGGCTTGAGTTCGCAGATGGCTTGGCCCTACTACGCGAGCACGGCTCTCTGTTGCCTCCAGCTTCTGGTTCAAAGCACCACGACGAATCTCAACGACCCTAAGGCATGCAGCGATGCCTTCAAAAGAAACCAGTGGGTAGGTGCGACTCTGTTTGTTGGCATTCTAGCTAGTAAACTAGTTGAGAATTCTCGAAAGCAGTCTACAGAGGGACTCGAGAAAGAGACATCAGACACATGCGCGGGCAGCCTGTCAGGCCCTTGA